TTATATCCTCGTGCTCTTCTATAGCATATAAAATCTGTTTTTCCAGCAGTTCAGGTGCAGTAATTTTTGTGGTTCAGGAGCATCTTTGAAGAGATTCCTACATATATACAAAAAAacccctatggggattggtagatgccggatgtgtattttccggttgcttgagacttcctcttataatgcctaactaatacacatgCATTAAAAAgatcagtttaaaagacaaaaatgcttaATTGTACTTGCAATGAACAAATttaatttgcatgaatatataaatcttatttttatatcattttcagtcacattctttgaactgCAACTGCAGATTTCTCTCCCACCGAAGAAGCCACCAGatagatgaacaataacattattgatcattaaccccctccataagtttacagataaagcctctgactcttttactaagcagggataaggagagagTTATCCCAATGGCGAGCAGGATCAACCAGCTTTTCATCTTGGGCACGCCATTCCTGTTTCACACAATCACAAAGCTCAACCAAGATACTCCACTGGTTGAATATCTGCTCTTATCTTCAGCAAAGGTTTTTACTTTTACAAttataaaattatgtattttttaatcaatcattttacttttaatttttttttaatttgctttttttttgggctagttgcttgaggctgccagttgcttgaattccagatatacCTGAGGTATATCTGTTATGTTTTTGGATTGCTTTTTTATGCAGAAAATTATGGTAAttccttttaaatttagatgtagagAGATATTTGAAATGCAAtatttggactggaagaccttGCTGTGACTACCAAAAGTTATTGTGAGCCTGGGTGCTGGTAATCTTGGAGGAAAAAAGAACAATCAAGTAGGCAAGCAGAAAGTAGCCTATTAATACTAAATTTGTTGAGTTCTTCAGTAGCATTTTGAATAACTAAAGGTGATGTTCCAATCCAAGTCTAGGATCCACAAAATGAGCGTCAAGCTTATTTTTTACAGCAGCTGATAATTTCATAGTTATCACgttctacagcatagaaacagccccttcagtccaacttgtctATCTTGACCAAGCTAGTCCAATTTGCTTGTGATTGAGTCATGCCACTCTAAGCCTttctcatccatgtaccagtctaaATATCTCCTAAAATGCTAAAATTGTCCCTGCTTCTATCGTCTCCCATGGTAGAGTATTTCCTATttgcaccaccctctgtgtgaagtctATGTCCCTCTGTTTtctatttcccccctccccccacaattaAACCTATACTCTATACTCTCGAGTTTTATATTCCCCTAACCCAGGAAAATGTGTTtgattatttaccttatctatgccttttgttatttttattaatatctgaggttctcgccccccccccccccccccccccccctgtttgaGTAGTCCATGGCGTCTAGAGAAGGGTAGTTTGGCATTGCAAAACGGAGAGTCTGAAACGTGGTGTTCACCAACCGGCACCCTTTTCAGTCCACCATCAGTGACTGGGCTCTGAGGAAGATGACATTCAGCAACAGCTGGGTCACAGCAGCAAGAAAGAACATCCATATGAACTTATTGTTGCTGAATTTCAGGGGTGTAGTCCATGTGAAGTACATACAAATCAAACTTATTCACTGCAGTGAGCGCTGGACCTGCGGTCCTGGTATGGGTGTCAAAACCTGAAGGAAGAAGAACACTAATCTCTCCACCTCTGTTGATTAGAAATTGACTACTGGGCATGGCATTTTTTCGGCAGCAGTGAGCTCTAGAACCCCAGCGTTGATGATAAAAAACATCAGGTGGTTGTCACAGAGTCATGCTTGTCTGGGGGAACATGCAGCCTTGTTGCTGGTTCTTgtggagcctgggcctttgggtgtgatgcagcactaatttctgtgggccttgctGCTTCGCGTGCCACAGAACGTCTGCAAGGGTGGCCACTGTTCGATGGGCTTTTATGGGTTTGTACTTGCTGAGAGCTGGTGGGTTCAGAAAGTAATCCACTACTCGACCGGCTGTGTCCTGGTTAAGGGTGCTTACCACGTGATAGTACTTTGTGGCATCCACTTCTATCTTGTGAATGCAGAACTGCGCCTCAGCCTGCCCGAACTTCAGGATGGGTGGTCTAAAAGACAAACTGCTGCattgtccatgttgggtccaaaattcATTTGGACCTGTTGCGGTCACCATTGTAGCAACTATGTCACAAtgcaaaatgaagaacgagaaaatgatcagatgtagtcaagtcgaagttcagtaaaagtagtTTATTCAGTCACACGCAGCTTTTGAAATTCCCAAGCATTCCAAATGAGGTCATCGCATTGTGACATCTCGAAATCACTTGGAACCTCCCAAGCCAGTTCAATTAAGCCTTCGGTGAGCTGCTacatctgcaccctttccaacttttGGTATCCTTCCATTAGTTGGGTTGCCAAAATTGTGCAAAATAGTCCATaatgtctcaccaatgtcttgcggtgttttgaaggaaagtatacCAAAAGTTGTCTTCACCCTTTCTATCTGTGTTGACGCTTTCATGGAGCTATACATCTGCATCCTCAAATGGACTTTTGCTAATGACCGTGGTGAGAAATCTTTGACTCAAAAATAGAATATTTTTGGTAGGATGTATTGAGTTAGCTACCATGTTGAATTGTACCCATGGTGTTGAACTACTGAAGAATTAACTACCTTGTACAATGTTATTAATGTGTAAGCTCATCCTTATGCCAGAATTGTTTTCTTTCTTAGGTTTGAAATGTTTTTGCTCACATTGTGCTTCAACTAACTACACCTGTGAGACTGACGGACTCTGTATGACCACTGTCACTCGCAAGGAAGATCAAATAGTACACGGCAAGATGTGTGTTTCCAATGCTGAACTGATCCCTCCAGATAGACCATTTCTTTGTGCACCCTCAAAAAATGATGCTGTATCAAATCGTTGCTGTGACACCGATTTGTGTAACGATTCTGATCTTCCTGTGCCGACGAGAGGTAAATTTTTAGATTGAGGTTTTCATGAATTTCTGAGAAAGTGAAAGTTAAAAATATTGAGATAGTATTAACTGGTGTGCAAGGTTGTCCTGAATGCCCTTGATGGTCTTGAAATTTTTGCAGGTAATTGTGATAACTTGGATCTCTAAGCTTTGCTTGTTTAAGTAAATCTTCCAGAATAAATCTTGAACTTGCACCCAAATGTTACATGTGGGAATGAGCTATATTCTGCTTAATCTAGTTCATTCAGAATTTTAATTCCACTGTTTGCATACCCACTGCATTTGTGATCTATATATTTGATCAATCACTTGTGACATCTTTGTTTTATGAAGCACTCAGGATAGCATTACATGGTTCGATCCTCCTTCATCCCCAAGATTTGCATTTAAAAGTACTGAGGAATACTTTGTTTCAATGAATGGAGATTGCTAGAGTAGGTTTGGTTCTTCAACATCTGTAATCCTGCATTTTGAGTTCTAAGTTCTCATTAATAGATGCAGTTTCATGCCACACAGGTTTAAAATCTGGCATTGTTCGACCCATTTAACTTTGCAACTCTGTTTTGCATCATTCCTAGTGACTCCACCAGAGCCTCAGTGGCTAAATTTGGGACCTGTGGAATTAGCAGCAGTCATCGCTGGACCAGTATGTGTGATTTGCATTTTACTGATGGTGGTcttctatttctttcataatcGCACGGTCATTCATCACCGTGTTCCCCATGAAGAAGATCCATCTTTAGATCATCCTTTCATTTCCGAGGGCACCACTCTTAAAGATTTAATTTATGACATGACCACGTCAGGATCTGGTTCAGGTAAATTAACAATTTTAGATTATGAATATTGCcatgtggtttttttaaaaaagcactgcAGAAGCTAGAGATCCTTTTTGGGGGAGAAAATGCTAGAGGTGTATAGATCTTTAAACCCCAAATCCAGTTCAGTCCTTTGATAAAGTTAATTATTGATTTGCCATTTTAACTATAAATTACCAATATTTTGGGGTTTTGCTTTGCACTTATTAATGTGAACATCATGAAAAGCTTTGGAACTGATTTTGTGCTTTTGTACCTGGttctacaattttttaaaatgtaagatTTGTATTTATAAAATGCAGCACAGGTTGAGTACCCTTATTCAAAATGCCTAGGATGTGTTGGATTTTCTCAGATAAttggaacaccatttaaaaaaaaaatgcactcattcactcaaACTTACACAATTAACTGAAGTAGAGACATGCAGTATTGAAAAATCTATATTCAATAATGCACTACTTGTGTCTGTTACGTCCCGTTCTCCAATCGGGATTTCTGATCTTTTATTACCTATTACCTTTATCGGACCTCGGATGAAAAAAGTTTCAAATTTCGAATCTTTTTGGGCATTTGGATAAGGGGTGTTGTGCACCTGATAAGAGCTGAAAATTATTTCCGTATCTGTTTATTTGAAAGTAATTGTTTCTCAAAAAATTGATTTCAAATGAACCATCTTACCAGAGTCATGAGCTGACATCTCTAAAAGtttgaatttcaaatttaaagCTCACATTGTGCTTCAACTAACTACACCCGTGAGACTGATAGACTCTGTATGACCACTGTCACTCAGGAAGATCGAATAGTACACGGCAAGATGTGTGTTTCCAATGCTGAACTGATCCCTCCAGATAGACCATTTCTTTGTGCAGCATTAAAAAATCGTTGCTGTGCCACCGATTTGTGTAACTTGTCTATCTTGCAATCACACAGGTTcttgtgtctttttttttcccccaataacAAACTTGGCTTgtttgatttcccccccccccccaccacctctggTTCCTTTTCATGTTGTACTGCTGGATCTGGTGATTAATCATCAAACCTGCAATAGAAATGCACAACTTTAGACCAAAGGAAATGAATGTTCAGGCTCATGGACCAGGAAGCAAACAGGATTGGAATCGGTGATGGCTTTAATGAGGATAAAGTGCCATTGGTGATGACACTAAAGTGTTCTTAAGTTGACGTTTGAAATATTTTGCGACAAATGATAAAAATTGAAAGCtgagaaatatttttaatgagaACGTACTTGTACATTGCAACTTGGATAGGTACTTTAGTGGATTGATCTGAGCATCATCTTCAAGTTTAGGGAGAATATGGTTAGTGGACATGAATGTTAGTGTACCTAGTCCAGGACCATGGTGCAAGAGATTTGATGTGATTATAGATGGGTTCTGGATCTTTTGTGAATGTGCTTTCGCTAGATCTATTGCTGTGAAAGGAATTTACCTATCCATTGTTTGAAATGAGATCAGTTTAATTAGAATAAATCTCAGGAAGTGGCACAGCTAGGAGGACTGCTGCCATTCAGTAAAGGCTTGATTCAGTCTGAACTTGGGTACTGTTtgtgtgcagtttgcacattctgcTTGTGAATATGCAGATTTTCTTCACGTTCCAAAGATTTCctgttggtgggttaattgtccACTGTAAATTCTCCCTTGATTATAGTTGAATGATAAAAATCTGAAGGAGGTTGtcgaatgtggggagaataaaagtgGAATGAATGTAGGGCTAGTGCGAAAGGATGGTTGATGTTTGGTGTGATTTGGGTGGGATGGAGGGGCTATTGGTGTGTAGTAACTCCTGATTTTATATTTAAACTATTAATTTGGACCACCAGCTGCATTCGTTGCAAATGAGCCTTTTATTGTGTACATCATGCAGACTTCAATATGTGCACTGTGTTTTGATGGTCCAATCTTGACGGCCGTTATTCTAACATAGTCTGAAATGTTAACGAGCTCGTatttggtgagggggggggggggaagatctgGGTGCAAAATTTGCATAGTATATTGAATTATTAATAATTCATACTGATAATTCTCCTTTGTATTTTAGGGTTGCCTTTACTTGTTCAAAGGACAATTGCAAGAACAATTGTCCTACAGGAAAGTATAGGTAAAGGTCGATTTGGAGAAGTCTGGCGAGGAAAATGGAGAGGTGAAGAAGTTGCAGTGAAGATTTTCTCTTCTCGTGAAGAAAGATCATGGTTTCGTGAAGCAGAAATTTACCAAACTGTGATGTTACGTCATGAAAATATTCTTGGGTTTATTGCTGCAGATAACAAAggtttttatttttgttctctacTGATTAACTGAGATAGAATTAGATAATATACTTTGTATTTATGTTAACTCTCATGAAAAAGTCCATGTTAATAACTTGAAAGCTTATATTTAAATTTGATCAAGCTACACAACTAAGTGTAAAGTAAATCTTGGCCATCTCTTGGTTAAATATAATGTAATTTTATGAATTGTTAATTGTGAAActagtattccctttgccatcttAAGTTGGCTAAATTTGAACAGGTAAGTTTAGTGTTAACTGTTTCCATTACAGAAGAATGTTTCTGAACAATTTTGAGAGCAAAACGTAAGCCATCAGAGAAAATGTAATGAAAGCTTTTTAAAGCAGAATATTGTTTTTTGGATAAGAGGCTGGTCAATATTGTCCACCTATCTACATTATTTTCCTTGAATTTCTTTTAATTGAATCTCACCTGTTGAGGGAGCCTGCCCAGCCCTCCTTGAAACTTATAAAGTTGCTTCTTCCTCTACATGGCTTGGTAATATTTGTTCTACATTATTAGCTACATTTCTACATTATTAGCCACCCTCTTAGCAAAATAACTTTCCTCCAGAAAGTACAGTAtatctctgattatccaaaatcggactatccaaaatcctcatttatccaaattttttttgagcCACACTGAcctcaggttgaaaaaaaaattcacgcgACGTGAAATTAGAACTTCagttgtcctcgtttcaggtaactccctcctctctctccatttctcttttttaaccttcccttattgacttttctctccaactctccctctcaaattgcGTGCTACTGTCTCCCAGCAGCAAGCGATTGGatgaatcccttgtcctggtgtTGCAAAGAAGAGTGATCTCCTGGGTGGGAGCAGAACCTCCTTTTCTACCTTCAGCACACCGGATGctgactccaaatcctccccttgTGTTCTTCCCTGGTGTGCATGTGTGGTAGTCCTAGGGGAGGATTCGGGGACAGGAGCCTGCCGACTTGCCAGTGAATGTTCCACCAGCCTGGGAGTCTCCCTGGGGATTAGAGGCAGTGGTGGGTTCGTGTCAGGTATTGGCGGTGGAGGTTCTCTTCCCAATCTGACTGCCAAATCAAATTGAACTCTGACAATGGAATTGAATTGCAAGGACTTCTTCCCCTATCTTTTTttcccagaggacatctgtacagattgaagggaggaaagtttaggggagacatcaggggtaagtttttttaagcACAgaattgtgggtacctggaatatattgccaggggtgatggtggaggctggaacattaggggaatttaaagAGACTCTTAGGaccgtggatgaaagaaaaatggagggttatgaggtagggagggttttgtttttgTTTACTAAGTATAGGTGggttggcacaactttgtggccCAAAGGGCATGAACTATGGTGTTCTCTTCTATCTTGGGGAATATCTCCAGTTGAAGATGGACATGGTTGAAATTCACTATCCcctcatcagtctttggatgATTGAGGAAAAATCTTTGAAGATTAAAGCTCTATATGGTGCAAAACACACGATTATCATTTATCTGGCAGCAGTTACCCCTGCCTCTGAGGCATGGTGCTTAAACAGTCAAAAGATATCACCAATATAGTCGGTATGAAAGTATCAAATTTACCAGAAGATTGTGAGTCAGTATCTGTGTCATCTCACAGGTCTGTACCCCCCAACTAGTGCTGAGGCATACATTACGCTCATCCTACCAATGGTGTGGCCACATTGTTGGAATACGTGAAGCAAACTATTGTGATCTCTAACTGGAAAAGATTTGGTCTCCTCCTcccctgcaacccccccccccccccaatttccaATACCTACTTACCAGAGATTGGCAGATGATGTGCAAAGTGtatagtaatttgaaaaaaaaagtattttattgcccttaattatgtaaagttcactttaataaggtaattcctgtaacacacaaaattaaaatttgaactgctggtgactggcgctgtaacaatgttgcactaaaTATGTCATAATGAAACCCCCCCCCCTAAAGTTTACAGGTTAAGCCTGACTaacatacttaataatatactaattaaGATTAAAAACTCTAACTAGGCAGGGAAAGGGAGACATTTTGGGACAGTTGCTCTTCATTCTGGATGATGCCATTTTTttccaaacacaactttattcaaacagctgctgcgggtgGGCATGACTGGGGTACTCCAGTGGCTGATTGTttgtcccatcttcaccaaggggttgcaTGTggatttggagaacatttacaattttaaacttttatttaaatttatttattcttgtttctatttatttatttcctctcccccccccccccccttgattgCTTGAATTTGGGATATCAGGATTTTACTGTAAATGACCAAAGAAAAACAAttagatgggagaggtctagagggttatggagtaggagcaggtcagtgggactagtgaatGGCCCATTGGTGTGCTGTACATTCTATAGTTCTAAATACATCATCCCCAATGATTCTTTGAACAGCCATGGGCTAGAAAGGTAGATTTTAAAAAGGATTGGGAATGGCTTTGAGAATTTGATCGTATGTATTGGGTATACACAGAAACTCTTgtgtaaatggaaaaaaaaaagcacacagcACTTTGGCAACTGCGCTGTGTGATTGACTGTTAAAGGAAAAATGTCATATTGTTGCAAGAGCTGCTCAGAGCCTGAATATTTGTGTTGAGTGGTTGGcctttgtggttttttttccGAAACCCATTTTTAATGCAAGGTAGTTCTGGGTAGTGGGATAGAATACCTGTTCCCTAGGTGAATAGAGCTCCAGAGGTGTACAAGTAGTTTAATAGCATCCAAAGTAAATCGATCTGTTTTGTTGCACCCCTGCTCAACGCAGTGATTACAATGTCTATAGTTCAGATGTGGCCAAACTGTGGCTCGCGAGCCATGTGTGGCACTTTAACATATAATGTGTGGCTCACGGAAATATGCTGGTGCTCACAATAGTAGTTTTAGTGGGTATAGCTTGTAATCATTTCACTGGGTGAAAACCCTGGGACTAGCAATCTAACACACAAGGGCTGCAGTAGCTCAATAAGTTTGTTCACTGCAACCGTCTCAATTAAATCAAAGGTGGTTTAAGTGCAATTTTGTATCTGATATTTAcatgtatataaaaatgtcttcctTGACAGTGTTGAATTCATTTTTGTAGTCTGCTTAACTGAAATTAACTGCCAGGGTACAATAATGACTCCAATTTATACAGTGACAAAGTTGCTTCTAAAAACTTGTTACTTTTATATTTTATGAGTAAGTCTTAAATGCATGAGACAAAATTACTACTTTCCACTTGGGTGGTACAGTGCAAGGTGTCATTGTAAATGCACAGCTTGGCACATTCGGTTATGGCCTCCAAAAAAACATACACTGAAGTGGCAATGATGTGCATGTTCGGGACATGGGCTcatgtagtccttacaagaggaaatggctggctagagtgtgtCTCCTGAAAGAAGGGgaacgaggaactctgtggtgacctgaaagaagaggctatcatttggaaaacccatgacggggcaagtttcttcgtcaagacactgaagtgactgattggaggaattcAGTTTGTATATGCCCAACGGGCAACAAGCATCTTtctgaaaccagcaagaaccttcctgagcagtaaccatttaactttaagcacgaacctggtgaagattcataaatgttaaattctgtgcacagaataagaattgcctgataccagtgatcttggagaagtgaatgattggattgtgaaacaaagaactttcctgaacatgtacacattacatacatgagcgcttagaattagaagagggttaagtttaataagttaaagattgatcttattatgtttaaaagaaaattaaaagcaacttttaagtaaccactctcttggtgaatttttattgctgctgggttttggagtcctctggggtTGTAACAACAGTAACATGCAATGGTATCAAAATAAACCAAtccaaaaataaatataaaatacaacatttcTATTTCAAATTAATACGCCAGTAGGATTTTAAATGAGTTGTGTAGCAACTGAACAAAATGAATTATTGCTCATTCTAGATTTGTCAGTGATACAAAATAATGCTCATGTTTGTTCAAAGGAAGGACTTAGTGGAGCAATGTGTATTTCttaatttttatataaatttttataaCAAAATgagcatgtaagagtaaaaatgtaatatttcttttcATGTATTGTGGTTCTAAATCATCTGAAGCTTTGCATTAATCAAATTTGTCACCCATGATGTAATTTATTGGACACTTCTGCACCTTCCTGGTGCATCTTCAACTGCTTAAGAACTGATTGCTCCTACCTTGAGGATCAAACAAAGCAGTTATGTAGAAATGACAAAGCTTCAGTCACATGATATCTGATTTGGACATTTTCAATACTTCAGTCAGTAGATCAATATCCTGGAATGCGTTCTGAACTAGCTTCATCTTAAAGATTATAGCATTTCAAGCAATTCATTTTCTCAATGGCATTTGGTGTTGGATAGCAGCCATTCCAGTTATGCTTCCAGCTGTTGAGAATGAGACCGTATGAGTGATCCAATATATTTTGTCGGGAAAAGCAAAATGCTGAAATTAGAGGATCTCTGGAAAGAGCATTAACTTTTTGAGTCACTAAGTAgagtcctgacccaaaatgttgactttcTACCCATGgacttgagtttttccagcagctcattgtttattAAAAGATTAGCTTGTTACTTGATGATAAAGAAAATATTCTTGAATCATTTGATGAATCATCTTTGGAATAACATCTTTTGTAAAGCAATAATGTCATGTTTTAGTAAAATGCTTAAATTGTATATAAACAGCACATATTTTTGCTAAAAGTTTTTCTCTTTTTAGATAATGGGACCTGGACGCAGCTGTGGTTGGTATCAGATTATCATGAACATGGTTCCTTGTTTGACTACTTGAACAGGTACACTGTTACTGTAGAAGGCATGATTAAACTGGCACTTTCTACTGCAAGTGGACTTGCACACCTGCATATGGAAATTGTTGGTACACAAGGTAAGAATGCAAATTTGTGACTGTACAAATTTTCAGCCATGCTTATTAGAATTTCAGTCCTAATAATGCCTTCATTagaaaattaaatggaaaaaacaagtgttgtttaatttttttaataatgcACACTGGAGTTTTTGAATCTCCAAAATGTATGGAAGCTTATTTTTGTAAATGAGCTTTTGATTAAGTAAAAATCCTGCATCCAACAAGTTCAATTCACAGAAAAATCTTCCTTCAATCCCATTTTCCTATTAACAGAAAACCTTCCGTTTTATAGGAAAACCTGCCATTGCACACAGAGACTTGAAATCAAAAAACATTCTGGTGAAGAAAAACGGAACTTGCTGCATTGCAGATTTAGGATTGGCAGTCAGGCACGACTCAGCCACAGATACAATTGATATTGCTCCAAATCATAGAGTGGGAACAAAAAGGTAAATCCTGTTACTTCTGTTTATGATTATAGTGTTTGTACTCAAGAACTAAGGATTAACTAAATGCCCCGGGTTGGCATTGTAATGGAGGAGACTGAGACTACTACTTTACATTATGGAATTATAAATGGGTATTTAAAGTTGCTTGAAGTCTAAGGTCTTGCCCTTTAAAACCTCTTTTGACTGAGCTATTTGGCATTCTACAGGTCATTTGACTATATGTGCTAAAATATACATTTATGTTGCTGGGTCATTTCAGAATGAAGGTGACAACATCCATCAGGGATGGATAACA
Above is a genomic segment from Narcine bancroftii isolate sNarBan1 chromosome 2, sNarBan1.hap1, whole genome shotgun sequence containing:
- the tgfbr1b gene encoding TGF-beta receptor type-1b isoform X5 → MSCGVLKESIPKVVFTLSICVDAFMELYICILKWTFANDRGLKCFCSHCASTNYTCETDGLCMTTVTRKEDQIVHGKMCVSNAELIPPDRPFLCAPSKNDAVSNRCCDTDLCNDSDLPVPTREDPSLDHPFISEGTTLKDLIYDMTTSGSGSGLPLLVQRTIARTIVLQESIGKGRFGEVWRGKWRGEEVAVKIFSSREERSWFREAEIYQTVMLRHENILGFIAADNKDNGTWTQLWLVSDYHEHGSLFDYLNRYTVTVEGMIKLALSTASGLAHLHMEIVGTQGKPAIAHRDLKSKNILVKKNGTCCIADLGLAVRHDSATDTIDIAPNHRVGTKRYMAPEVLDDSINMKHFESFKRADIYAMGLVFWEIARRCSVGGIHEDYQLPYYDLVPSDPSIEEMRKVVCEQKLRPNIPNRWQSCEALRVMAKIMRECWYANGAARLTALRIKKTLSQLSQQEGIKM
- the tgfbr1b gene encoding TGF-beta receptor type-1b isoform X4, whose amino-acid sequence is MSCGVLKESIPKVVFTLSICVDAFMELYICILKWTFANDRGLKCFCSHCASTNYTCETDGLCMTTVTRKEDQIVHGKMCVSNAELIPPDRPFLCAPSKNDAVSNRCCDTDLCNDSDLPVPTRVTPPEPQWLNLGPVELAAVIAGPVCVICILLMVVFYFFHNRTVIHHRVPHEEDPSLDHPFISEGTTLKDLIYDMTTSGSGSGLPLLVQRTIARTIVLQESIGKGRFGEVWRGKWRGEEVAVKIFSSREERSWFREAEIYQTVMLRHENILGFIAADNKDNGTWTQLWLVSDYHEHGSLFDYLNRYTVTVEGMIKLALSTASGLAHLHMEIVGTQGKPAIAHRDLKSKNILVKKNGTCCIADLGLAVRHDSATDTIDIAPNHRVGTKRYMAPEVLDDSINMKHFESFKRADIYAMGLVFWEIARRCSVGEELYLDPVMMKEWQCISKLLTAREPDHSQQTKMVSAWTTGSRNILERRGSRNYHLRPVPPRVYRESQS
- the tgfbr1b gene encoding TGF-beta receptor type-1b isoform X7, coding for MSCGVLKESIPKVVFTLSICVDAFMELYICILKWTFANDRGLKCFCSHCASTNYTCETDGLCMTTVTRKEDQIVHGKMCVSNAELIPPDRPFLCAPSKNDAVSNRCCDTDLCNDSDLPVPTRGLPLLVQRTIARTIVLQESIGKGRFGEVWRGKWRGEEVAVKIFSSREERSWFREAEIYQTVMLRHENILGFIAADNKDNGTWTQLWLVSDYHEHGSLFDYLNRYTVTVEGMIKLALSTASGLAHLHMEIVGTQGKPAIAHRDLKSKNILVKKNGTCCIADLGLAVRHDSATDTIDIAPNHRVGTKRYMAPEVLDDSINMKHFESFKRADIYAMGLVFWEIARRCSVGGIHEDYQLPYYDLVPSDPSIEEMRKVVCEQKLRPNIPNRWQSCEALRVMAKIMRECWYANGAARLTALRIKKTLSQLSQQEGIKM
- the tgfbr1b gene encoding TGF-beta receptor type-1b isoform X3 yields the protein MAGASRRAVFGCVLLVVGASRVLGLKCFCSHCASTNYTCETDGLCMTTVTRKEDQIVHGKMCVSNAELIPPDRPFLCAPSKNDAVSNRCCDTDLCNDSDLPVPTRVTPPEPQWLNLGPVELAAVIAGPVCVICILLMVVFYFFHNRTVIHHRVPHEEDPSLDHPFISEGTTLKDLIYDMTTSGSGSGLPLLVQRTIARTIVLQESIGKGRFGEVWRGKWRGEEVAVKIFSSREERSWFREAEIYQTVMLRHENILGFIAADNKDNGTWTQLWLVSDYHEHGSLFDYLNRYTVTVEGMIKLALSTASGLAHLHMEIVGTQGKPAIAHRDLKSKNILVKKNGTCCIADLGLAVRHDSATDTIDIAPNHRVGTKRYMAPEVLDDSINMKHFESFKRADIYAMGLVFWEIARRCSVGGIHEDYQLPYYDLVPSDPSIEEMRKVVCEQKLRPNIPNRWQSCEALRVMAKIMRECWYANGAARLTALRIKKTLSQLSQQEGIKM
- the tgfbr1b gene encoding TGF-beta receptor type-1b isoform X6; the encoded protein is MTTVTRKEDQIVHGKMCVSNAELIPPDRPFLCAPSKNDAVSNRCCDTDLCNDSDLPVPTRVTPPEPQWLNLGPVELAAVIAGPVCVICILLMVVFYFFHNRTVIHHRVPHEEDPSLDHPFISEGTTLKDLIYDMTTSGSGSGLPLLVQRTIARTIVLQESIGKGRFGEVWRGKWRGEEVAVKIFSSREERSWFREAEIYQTVMLRHENILGFIAADNKDNGTWTQLWLVSDYHEHGSLFDYLNRYTVTVEGMIKLALSTASGLAHLHMEIVGTQGKPAIAHRDLKSKNILVKKNGTCCIADLGLAVRHDSATDTIDIAPNHRVGTKRYMAPEVLDDSINMKHFESFKRADIYAMGLVFWEIARRCSVGGIHEDYQLPYYDLVPSDPSIEEMRKVVCEQKLRPNIPNRWQSCEALRVMAKIMRECWYANGAARLTALRIKKTLSQLSQQEGIKM
- the tgfbr1b gene encoding TGF-beta receptor type-1b isoform X1; amino-acid sequence: MSCGVLKESIPKVVFTLSICVDAFMELYICILKWTFANDRGLKCFCSHCASTNYTCETDGLCMTTVTRKEDQIVHGKMCVSNAELIPPDRPFLCAPSKNDAVSNRCCDTDLCNDSDLPVPTRVTPPEPQWLNLGPVELAAVIAGPVCVICILLMVVFYFFHNRTVIHHRVPHEEDPSLDHPFISEGTTLKDLIYDMTTSGSGSGLPLLVQRTIARTIVLQESIGKGRFGEVWRGKWRGEEVAVKIFSSREERSWFREAEIYQTVMLRHENILGFIAADNKDNGTWTQLWLVSDYHEHGSLFDYLNRYTVTVEGMIKLALSTASGLAHLHMEIVGTQGKPAIAHRDLKSKNILVKKNGTCCIADLGLAVRHDSATDTIDIAPNHRVGTKRYMAPEVLDDSINMKHFESFKRADIYAMGLVFWEIARRCSVGGIHEDYQLPYYDLVPSDPSIEEMRKVVCEQKLRPNIPNRWQSCEALRVMAKIMRECWYANGAARLTALRIKKTLSQLSQQEGIKM
- the tgfbr1b gene encoding TGF-beta receptor type-1b isoform X2, whose amino-acid sequence is MARLSFDARDALLCFTARVCWMAIDPMRGLKCFCSHCASTNYTCETDGLCMTTVTRKEDQIVHGKMCVSNAELIPPDRPFLCAPSKNDAVSNRCCDTDLCNDSDLPVPTRVTPPEPQWLNLGPVELAAVIAGPVCVICILLMVVFYFFHNRTVIHHRVPHEEDPSLDHPFISEGTTLKDLIYDMTTSGSGSGLPLLVQRTIARTIVLQESIGKGRFGEVWRGKWRGEEVAVKIFSSREERSWFREAEIYQTVMLRHENILGFIAADNKDNGTWTQLWLVSDYHEHGSLFDYLNRYTVTVEGMIKLALSTASGLAHLHMEIVGTQGKPAIAHRDLKSKNILVKKNGTCCIADLGLAVRHDSATDTIDIAPNHRVGTKRYMAPEVLDDSINMKHFESFKRADIYAMGLVFWEIARRCSVGGIHEDYQLPYYDLVPSDPSIEEMRKVVCEQKLRPNIPNRWQSCEALRVMAKIMRECWYANGAARLTALRIKKTLSQLSQQEGIKM